From a region of the Tachypleus tridentatus isolate NWPU-2018 chromosome 1, ASM421037v1, whole genome shotgun sequence genome:
- the LOC143242669 gene encoding techylectin-5A-like isoform X1, with protein sequence MMTSVFIWFVYMVGTSSGSEFVTKQCQEKSITGIVESIDVLVSLAKENLKTKEKHLINHETDHTCSLYSPGPTDCAHILHNGHSTSGSYRIWPRSWMTTGSFYVYCDMITDGGGWTLIQRRGNHGNPKDYFFKPWADYKVGFGDIKKEFWLGNDRIYALTNQGNYSIRFDLKDKEGNERFAIYREFWIENENNLYRLHVSNYTGDAGDGFSGHNGFSFSTKDKDNDIYETSCAQTFKGAWWYDKCHSSNLNGLYLNGEHESYADGVEWSAWKGQKYSLPDVEIKIRPCIKTNIICYKQQTDCTFYSDFYRKQTCLWCLEIVLILLFLIVTKVIMGY encoded by the exons ATGATGACATCCgtctttatttggtttgtttatatGGTTGGTACAAGTTCTGGATCAGAGTTCGTCACGAAACAGTGTCAGGAGAAGTCGATAACCGGAATAGTTGAGTCCATTGACGTTTTAGTTTCTCTGGCCAAAGAAAACCTCAAAACCAAAG AAAAACATCTAATCAACCATGAAACGGACCACACATGTTCCCTTTATTCTCCTGGACCAACAGACTGTGCACATATTCTACATAATGGACATTCTACCAGTGGATCGTACCGTATATGGCCAAGGTCATGGATGACTACTGGAAGTTTCTATGTTTACTGTGACATGATTACTGATGGGGGAGGCTGGACG CTAATCCAAAGACGAGGAAACCACGGAAACCCAAAGGACTACTTTTTCAAACCATGGGCTGATTACAAAGTTGGATTTGGAGATATTAAGAAAGAGTTCTGGCTTG GAAACGATCGGATCTATGCTCTAACAAATCAAGGAAATTATTCAATCAGGTTTGATTTGAAGGATAAAGAAGGAAACGAAAGGTTTGCCATCTATCGGGAGTTTTGGATAGAAAACGAAAACAACTTGTATAGATTACATGTCAGTAATTACACTGGTGACGCAg GAGACGGGTTCAGTGGACACAATGGGTTCAGTTTTTCTACGAAGGACaaagataatgacatttatgaaacaaGCTGTGCCCAAACCTTTAAAGGAGCTTGGTGGTACGACAAGTGTCACAGTTCCAACCTCAATGGTCTCTATCTGAATGGTGAACACGAGAGTTATGCTGATGGTGTGGAATGGAGTGCATGGAAAGGACAGAAATACTCACTTCCAGATGTGGAGATCAAGATACGACCCTGTATTAAAACCAATATaatatgttacaaacaacaaaccgattgtactttttattctgatttttacagaaaacaaacatgtCTTTGGTGTTTGGAAATTGTTTTAATTCTGTTGTTTCTAATAGTTACAAAAGTAATAATGGGGTATTAG
- the LOC143242669 gene encoding techylectin-5A-like isoform X2: MMTSVFIWFVYMVGTSSGSEFVTKQCQEKSITGIVESIDVLVSLAKENLKTKEKHLINHETDHTCSLYSPGPTDCAHILHNGHSTSGSYRIWPRSWMTTGSFYVYCDMITDGGGWTLIQRRGNHGNPKDYFFKPWADYKVGFGDIKKEFWLGDGFSGHNGFSFSTKDKDNDIYETSCAQTFKGAWWYDKCHSSNLNGLYLNGEHESYADGVEWSAWKGQKYSLPDVEIKIRPCIKTNIICYKQQTDCTFYSDFYRKQTCLWCLEIVLILLFLIVTKVIMGY; the protein is encoded by the exons ATGATGACATCCgtctttatttggtttgtttatatGGTTGGTACAAGTTCTGGATCAGAGTTCGTCACGAAACAGTGTCAGGAGAAGTCGATAACCGGAATAGTTGAGTCCATTGACGTTTTAGTTTCTCTGGCCAAAGAAAACCTCAAAACCAAAG AAAAACATCTAATCAACCATGAAACGGACCACACATGTTCCCTTTATTCTCCTGGACCAACAGACTGTGCACATATTCTACATAATGGACATTCTACCAGTGGATCGTACCGTATATGGCCAAGGTCATGGATGACTACTGGAAGTTTCTATGTTTACTGTGACATGATTACTGATGGGGGAGGCTGGACG CTAATCCAAAGACGAGGAAACCACGGAAACCCAAAGGACTACTTTTTCAAACCATGGGCTGATTACAAAGTTGGATTTGGAGATATTAAGAAAGAGTTCTGGCTTG GAGACGGGTTCAGTGGACACAATGGGTTCAGTTTTTCTACGAAGGACaaagataatgacatttatgaaacaaGCTGTGCCCAAACCTTTAAAGGAGCTTGGTGGTACGACAAGTGTCACAGTTCCAACCTCAATGGTCTCTATCTGAATGGTGAACACGAGAGTTATGCTGATGGTGTGGAATGGAGTGCATGGAAAGGACAGAAATACTCACTTCCAGATGTGGAGATCAAGATACGACCCTGTATTAAAACCAATATaatatgttacaaacaacaaaccgattgtactttttattctgatttttacagaaaacaaacatgtCTTTGGTGTTTGGAAATTGTTTTAATTCTGTTGTTTCTAATAGTTACAAAAGTAATAATGGGGTATTAG